In Allomuricauda ruestringensis DSM 13258, the following proteins share a genomic window:
- a CDS encoding metal-dependent transcriptional regulator yields the protein MTRSEENYLKTIFHLGGGDSKSITTNAIAEQMETKPSSVTDMAKKLSEKGLVDYVRYQGISLTDAGVKTALSIIRKHRLWEVFLVEKLDFSWDEVHEVAEQLEHIKSEKLIDKIDELLEFPKYDPHGDPIPTKDGKFQERDEKLLSEMAINSKGICVGVKDSSVPFLKFLDKNKIALGNTITIIDKEDFDNSLRIQMEGKEMRISHQIASNLYVKKND from the coding sequence ATGACTAGATCAGAGGAAAACTATTTAAAGACGATTTTTCATTTGGGTGGTGGGGATTCCAAATCCATTACCACCAATGCCATTGCAGAGCAAATGGAAACAAAACCATCTTCCGTAACCGATATGGCCAAGAAACTATCGGAAAAAGGATTGGTGGACTATGTACGGTACCAAGGCATTTCATTGACCGATGCAGGGGTGAAAACAGCTTTGTCCATCATTAGAAAACACCGATTATGGGAGGTTTTTTTGGTGGAAAAATTGGATTTTTCTTGGGACGAGGTGCACGAGGTTGCGGAGCAACTGGAACACATCAAAAGTGAAAAGTTGATTGACAAAATTGACGAACTCTTGGAATTCCCCAAATATGACCCTCACGGTGACCCCATTCCCACCAAGGATGGAAAGTTTCAGGAACGTGATGAAAAATTGCTCAGCGAAATGGCCATCAATTCCAAAGGAATATGTGTTGGGGTAAAGGATTCCTCCGTACCCTTTCTTAAATTTTTGGACAAGAACAAAATTGCTCTGGGAAACACCATCACAATAATAGACAAGGAAGATTTTGACAATTCCCTTCGTATTCAAATGGAAGGGAAGGAAATGCGCATATCACACCAAATAGCATCTAATTTATATGTAAAAAAGAACGACTGA
- a CDS encoding ZIP family metal transporter: MEQVIHYFQEIDPVLAAFYATLFTWGLTAAGAGLVFLFKSPKRALMDGMLGFTGGVMVAASFWSLLAPGIEMSEGEGFVKVIPAAVGFLLGAGFIFGLDKILPHLHINFKIDEAEGVKTPWHRTTLLVLAITLHNIPEGLAVGVLFGGVASGFEGATIGGAVALALGIGLQNFPEGFAVAVPMRRHGLSRRKSWMYGQASALVEPIAGVLGAWAVLTFEPILPYALSFAAGAMIFVVVEEVIPETQQDKYTDIATMGFIGGFIIMMTLDVGLG; encoded by the coding sequence ATGGAACAAGTAATACACTATTTTCAGGAAATAGACCCAGTTTTGGCAGCCTTTTATGCTACGTTGTTTACCTGGGGACTGACAGCTGCAGGGGCAGGCCTTGTGTTTTTGTTCAAAAGCCCAAAGAGGGCTTTGATGGATGGAATGTTGGGCTTTACGGGAGGTGTTATGGTCGCTGCCAGTTTTTGGAGCCTTTTGGCACCGGGCATTGAGATGAGCGAAGGTGAAGGCTTTGTAAAAGTGATTCCAGCAGCCGTTGGCTTTTTGCTTGGAGCGGGTTTTATTTTTGGTTTGGATAAAATTTTGCCCCATTTGCACATCAATTTTAAAATAGATGAAGCAGAAGGGGTAAAGACGCCCTGGCACCGTACCACGCTGCTGGTCTTGGCCATTACCTTGCACAATATTCCCGAAGGATTGGCCGTAGGTGTTCTGTTTGGAGGTGTTGCTTCTGGCTTTGAAGGTGCAACTATTGGAGGGGCTGTTGCCTTGGCCTTGGGTATCGGGTTACAAAATTTCCCAGAGGGTTTTGCCGTTGCCGTACCCATGCGCAGGCATGGTCTGAGCCGAAGAAAAAGTTGGATGTACGGTCAGGCATCGGCCTTGGTAGAACCTATTGCTGGTGTATTGGGGGCTTGGGCCGTATTAACATTTGAGCCTATTCTTCCCTACGCACTTTCGTTTGCCGCGGGTGCCATGATTTTTGTGGTGGTCGAGGAGGTAATCCCCGAAACGCAACAAGACAAATACACCGATATCGCCACAATGGGTTTTATCGGTGGATTTATAATTATGATGACCTTGGATGTTGGGCTGGGATAG